A single Nilaparvata lugens isolate BPH unplaced genomic scaffold, ASM1435652v1 scaffold9976, whole genome shotgun sequence DNA region contains:
- the LOC120349414 gene encoding pH-sensitive chloride channel 2-like codes for MDSWRYNTSNVVLEWEATAPALIPNNNPSLAEYYLVDMSTLSSEDNCCVQHSAVNPHTYYSYSSLVLTFVLAREFGYYLMDYYLPSVLLVILSWMTFWLEPNSIPTRVSLGTSTMLTFILLSSKPGSRGDLSLLYFRTNDVWFIGCTAFIFLSLVEFAFVNCIHRQ; via the exons GGCGCTACAACACTAGCAACGTAGTACTAGAATGGGAAGCCACAGCTCCAGCTCTGATACCGAATAATAACCCGAGTCTGGCCGAATATTACCTGGTAGATATGAGCACACTGAGTAGCGAGGATAACTGCTGTGTTCAGCATAGTGCCGTCAATCCACATACCT ATTATAGCTACAGTTCACTAGTGCTGACATTTGTACTAGCCAGAGAATTCGGTTATTACCTGATGGACTACTATCTGCCAAGTGTTCTGCTAGTTATCCTGTCATGGATGACGTTTTGGCTGGAGCCTAACTCAATACCCACCAGGGTGTCTCTTG gtACAAGCACTATGTTGACGTTTATACTGCTATCATCGAAGCCAGGATCTCGTGGTGATTTGAGTCTGCTCTACTTCAGAACGAACGATGTGTGGTTCATAGGATGCACCGCCTTCATATTCCTCTCATTGGTCGAGTTTGCTTTTGTCAACTGTATACACAGACAAGA